A genome region from Maniola jurtina chromosome 22, ilManJurt1.1, whole genome shotgun sequence includes the following:
- the LOC123876704 gene encoding uncharacterized protein LOC123876704 — protein MASINPLAFIEKLTGRDNYNTWKFAVKSYLEHEDLWECIDPGAKNAQKDVKAKSKIILLIDPVNYIHVQEARTAREVWLNLQRAFDDSGLSRKVGLLKDLITTSLDSCSNVEEYVNKVMSTAHKLRNIGFAVDDEWLGTLLLAGLPDTYKPMIMAIESSGVSISADFVKTKILQDVKSSDSAAFYTNYNKRNVHKFIRNKGHGKGPRCYTCNEYGHKSTNCTSSKKKESKSKSNNSNSGFVAAFSAFSVSVDNCWVIDSGASVHMTNREDWLYDRKTATVATIKMADSKSLQVKGCGNLNLQIPGSGNNTQVIQFI, from the exons ATGGCGTCAATCAATCCACTTGCCTTTATTGAGAAGCTCACTGGTCGAGACAACTACAATACATGGAAATTCGCCGTGAAATCATATCTCGAGCACGAGGATTTGTGGGAATGTATTGATCCGGGCGCTAAAAATGCTCAAAAAGATGTCAAGGCAAAGTCAAAAATCATATTGCTTATTGACCCGGTAAATTATATACACGTTCAAGAAGCACGGACAGCACGCGAGGTATGGCTAAACTTACAGCGCGCATTCGACGACTCCGGCCTGTCACGTAAGGTAGGACTTTTGAAAGATTTAATTACAACAAGCCTAGATAGTTGCTCAAATGTTGAGGAATACGTGAACAAGGTGATGTCCACTGCACACAAACTCAGAAATATAGGTTTTGCTGTAGATGATGAGTGGTTAGGCACTTTGCTTCTGGCAGGTTTGCCGGACACCTACAAACCTATGATCATGGCAATAGAGAGTTCAGGTGTGTCTATTAGTGCAGattttgtaaaaactaaaattttacaagatgTAAAGTCCTCTGACTCAGCTGCattttatactaattataataaaaggaaTGTACACAAGTTTATTCGGAACAAGGGTCACGGAAAGGGACCCAGGTGCTACACCTGTAACGAATATGGTCACAAGAGCACAAATTGTACTTCTAGTAAGAAGAAAGAGAGTAAATCTAAAAGTAATAATAGCAATTCTGGATTTGTAGCTGCTTTTTCTGCTTTTTCAGTTAGCGTTGACAATTGCTGGGTCATCGACTCCGGTGCGAGTGTGCATATGACCAACCGAGAAGATTGGTTATATGATCGCAAGACAGCAACAGTAGCAACGATAAAAATGGCAGACAGTAAAAGCTTACAAGTGAAAGGATGTGGCAATTTAAATCTACAAATACCAGGATCCGGCAACAACACTCAAGTCATTCAG TTTATCTAA